Below is a window of Enterococcus gilvus ATCC BAA-350 DNA.
AGACATCGACAAAAAGTTTGAATATCCATACGTTAGCGATTGGTGCTAATAAAAATGGAATTAGAAAGTACGGATTCAAAATAATAGGAGTAGCAAATAGTAACGGTTCATTTACCGCAAACGAAACTGGAATAAATGAAGCTTTACCAACTGCTTTCAATTGTTTTGATTTAGCGAACAACATGAACAGAAAAGGAACAACTAGTGTCGCTCCAGTACCACCCATCGTTCCAACAAAGTTTCCTAGACCAACTGTTAATACTTTTGAGGCTTGTGCACCGTTTTTAAATAATTCAAAGTTAGTTTCTACGTTCGCATAAATAATTGCAGCAATCGCTGGTTCAACAATCGATGGTCCATGAACACCAACAAACCAGAACATTGCCATGGCTCCCCAAATGATTGCAATACCGACATATCCATCAGCAGCACCAAATAATGGCTGCAATAATTGAATTACACCTGCTGCAAATGATGTTCCAAAAAATTGACGAACTCCCGTATCAATCAAAACGGCAATAAATACTGCAATTGAAAAGGGGATAATATCTCTAAACATCTGTGTGATTGTTCCGGGAACTTCTTTTGGCATACGGATCGTCAAATCTCTTTTAACACAGAATTTATACACATTTACAGTAACAAACGCAGAAACGAAAGCTGCTAATAATCCCTTTGTCCCTAAATAATCAGTAGCTATCCCACCATCAATTTGATCAGCTGCCATCATTACAAAACCACAAATTGACGCTAACATAACAGAAACTTCATTAATCTGCTTACCTGAATCAGATAATTGACGGTTCATTGAATTAGCTAAACATCGAGCTGTTGTAGCAGCAACCAAAAGACCAACTAATCCCATTGAATAACCATAAACTTTCCAAAGCCACGTCGAGAATGCCTCTGGTAACGTCACGTTAAATACTTCTGGAACAGCCGCAATCATAATAAAAATACTTGAAAATAGAATAGCTGGCATAGCAGTTAAAAAGCCATCGCGAATTGCCCCTAAATAAATATTACGTGAGATTTTTTCAAAAAACGGTTTTCCCTTCTCAATTTGCTTAATAATCGTATTCATTTTTCTCCTCCTATGCTTTAGCAAATTTTTCTTTGTACAATTCAACAAAATCATTGATAAGTTCTCTTAATAGAATCGTTGTCATTAAATGGTCTTGCCCATGAATAAAAGTTACGCCTACTTCCATTTCGTTCCCTGACGCTTCTTCAGCTAAACATTTCGTTTGTGAGTTATGCGCTAAGGTTAAATTTTCATCAGCATCCGCTAATAATCGTTCAACATTATCAAAATTACCTTTTCTCACTTCCTTCAACACTGTTAATAATGAACTTCTGGCATCTCCTGCATAAGCAACAATTTCAAATCCTAATAATTGCAATTCTTTCCTATCCATTTCCTTGTCCTCCTAACTATTTTTATATTATCGTTTTTGTTTCGCTAACAAATTTATACCAATATGCAGACTCTTTCGGATATCTTTTTTGTGTATCGAAATCTACATAGAATAGTCCATAACGCTTAGTGTATCCATTAACCCAAGAGAAAACATCCATTAATGACCAAATGAAATACCCCTTTACATTAACTCCCATTTTGATAGCATCGGAAATCGCATTAAAATGCTGGCGTAAATAATCGATTCGATCATCATCTAGAATAATCCCATCTTCAAAATTATCCTTATACCCTAGCCCGTTTTCAGTAATGTATATTTTATTATAATTTGGATATTCGTCTTGGATTCGTACAAGTAAATCATATAACCCTTTTGGATAAATGATCCAATCCCAATCAGTTTTCGGAAGATCCTCACGCACGATTCTCTCGCCAATCCCTTTAATGCAATAGACTTGGCTACCTTTTTCTCCGGTAGTGTTGTAGTGAAGTGTGCTTTCTCCTTTGTACTCTTTAACCCAATGGCTACCATAGTTATTGATACCAAGAAAATCATTTCGATTTGCTGCTTTTTTCATCTCTCTAAAATCATTAGAATCAATATCTGCAGATTGCCCATTTGCTGCTAAAATCTCTTTAATATGTGCCATTGTTTCATCTGAGTAATACCCTAAATAAGTAGCATCTAATAAGAACTTAATTGATAACGCATCATCTAATTTCGCAGCATGCTTATCTTCTTCTTTGTCACTTGCTGGATATTTTGTCTCTAGCGAGTGAACAACACCAATTTCCCCTTTATATCCACCATCTTTAAAAATGTTTACTGTCTTTGCGTGCGCATACATCATGTTGTGTAAACAAGTTACAGTCTTCTCTATATCAAATTGAACTTCTGGAGGAAACGATCCGATCAAATATTGATTTGAAGCTACTGGATAAATCTCATTAAATGTACTCCAATAATGAACCTCAGAAAATTCATCGAAACAGAACTGTGCATAGTTTACGAAATGTTCAACATTTTCTCGATTTAAAAAATCTCCATTATCAAATAGTTCTTTAGGGGTATCAAAATGATGAAGAGTTACAAAAGGAATAATACCTTGCTTATTCAATTCAGCAAATACCTTATGATAATATTCAACTCCTGTTTGGTTCACTTCCCCATAGCCTTTTGGAAAAATACGGCTCCATGCAATAGACATCCTAATACTATC
It encodes the following:
- a CDS encoding PTS lactose transporter subunit IIBC, with the translated sequence MNTIIKQIEKGKPFFEKISRNIYLGAIRDGFLTAMPAILFSSIFIMIAAVPEVFNVTLPEAFSTWLWKVYGYSMGLVGLLVAATTARCLANSMNRQLSDSGKQINEVSVMLASICGFVMMAADQIDGGIATDYLGTKGLLAAFVSAFVTVNVYKFCVKRDLTIRMPKEVPGTITQMFRDIIPFSIAVFIAVLIDTGVRQFFGTSFAAGVIQLLQPLFGAADGYVGIAIIWGAMAMFWFVGVHGPSIVEPAIAAIIYANVETNFELFKNGAQASKVLTVGLGNFVGTMGGTGATLVVPFLFMLFAKSKQLKAVGKASFIPVSFAVNEPLLFATPIILNPYFLIPFLLAPIANVWIFKLFVDVLGMNSFISVLPWATPAPIGLVLGTGFSVLAIVLAVVLIVVDAIIYLPFVKAYDSELVEQELKNIAAEEVKEELVEEIQEVGATAAVIVDEAKASVGEGKRVLVLCAGAGTSAMLANALEEGAKETGVNLSAKAGAYGSHYDMMKNFDLIVLAPQVNSYLDDLRKDADKLGIKVIATKGAEYINLTRDPKGAVDFVLKQF
- the lacG gene encoding 6-phospho-beta-galactosidase; this translates as MNFKTLPEDFIMGGATAAYQAEGSTKEGGKGQVAWDTFLVEKGRYTADPASDFYNQYPVDAELCKKFKIDSIRMSIAWSRIFPKGYGEVNQTGVEYYHKVFAELNKQGIIPFVTLHHFDTPKELFDNGDFLNRENVEHFVNYAQFCFDEFSEVHYWSTFNEIYPVASNQYLIGSFPPEVQFDIEKTVTCLHNMMYAHAKTVNIFKDGGYKGEIGVVHSLETKYPASDKEEDKHAAKLDDALSIKFLLDATYLGYYSDETMAHIKEILAANGQSADIDSNDFREMKKAANRNDFLGINNYGSHWVKEYKGESTLHYNTTGEKGSQVYCIKGIGERIVREDLPKTDWDWIIYPKGLYDLLVRIQDEYPNYNKIYITENGLGYKDNFEDGIILDDDRIDYLRQHFNAISDAIKMGVNVKGYFIWSLMDVFSWVNGYTKRYGLFYVDFDTQKRYPKESAYWYKFVSETKTII
- a CDS encoding PTS lactose/cellobiose transporter subunit IIA translates to MDRKELQLLGFEIVAYAGDARSSLLTVLKEVRKGNFDNVERLLADADENLTLAHNSQTKCLAEEASGNEMEVGVTFIHGQDHLMTTILLRELINDFVELYKEKFAKA